A part of Kineococcus rhizosphaerae genomic DNA contains:
- a CDS encoding VOC family protein, producing MHSRLENVVVDSADPSALAHWWRQALDWRPGYRDDHEVDVVPPEGEPGVELVFVPVADPKQGPNRVHLDLDSTSPADQRETVAFLLDLGASRVDVGQGDAPWVVLADPEGNEFCVLDPRPEYDGTGRLAAVVCLARDPALLAEFYAPLVGMRPVRTSARVAALRGDGGPFLEFVASPTPHRVKNRVHLDVRATRSGPGREAVLRQALATGAVLAPAVPGAGWTTLHDPEGNEFCVLADPR from the coding sequence GTGCACAGCCGTCTGGAGAACGTCGTCGTGGACTCGGCCGACCCGAGCGCGCTGGCCCACTGGTGGCGGCAGGCGCTGGACTGGCGCCCGGGCTACCGCGACGACCACGAGGTCGACGTGGTCCCGCCCGAGGGCGAACCCGGGGTGGAGCTCGTCTTCGTCCCGGTCGCCGACCCCAAGCAGGGGCCGAACCGGGTGCACCTCGACCTCGACTCCACCTCCCCCGCCGACCAGCGCGAGACGGTCGCGTTCCTGCTCGACCTCGGCGCCTCGCGGGTCGACGTGGGGCAGGGCGACGCCCCCTGGGTCGTCCTGGCCGACCCCGAGGGCAACGAGTTCTGCGTGCTGGACCCGCGCCCGGAGTACGACGGCACCGGGCGCCTGGCCGCGGTCGTGTGCCTGGCGCGCGACCCGGCGCTGCTGGCGGAGTTCTACGCCCCCCTCGTCGGCATGCGACCGGTGCGCACCTCGGCGCGGGTGGCGGCGCTGCGCGGCGACGGTGGGCCGTTCCTGGAGTTCGTGGCCTCCCCGACCCCGCACCGCGTGAAGAACCGCGTGCACCTGGACGTGCGCGCCACCCGCTCCGGGCCCGGTCGCGAGGCGGTCCTGCGGCAGGCCCTGGCCACCGGGGCGGTGCTCGCGCCCGCCGTCCCCGGGGCGGGCTGGACGACGCTGCACGACCCCGAGGGCAACGAGTTCTGCGTCCTGGCCGACCCGCGCTGA
- a CDS encoding quinone oxidoreductase family protein, translated as MRAVQVERTGGPEVLTVADVAAPVPGPGQVLVDVEAAGVNFIDTYRRSGVYPLELPSVLGSEGAGRVAALGPGVEDVAVGRLVAWKEAPGSYAEQVVVPAGEVLPVPDGVDARTAAAALLQGLTAHYLATDTHPAGEGTWALVHAGAGGVGLLLTQVLKLRGAQVLTTVSTPQKAELSRAAGADEVVGYAEATARAKELTGGRGVDVVYDSVGKDTFDASLQALRPRGLMVLFGGSSGQVPPFDVQRLNAGGSLFLTRPTLAGYTLTRAELLGRARELFGWIAAGQLDVRVGHTYPLTDARRAHEDLEGRRTTGKLLLVP; from the coding sequence GTGAGAGCCGTGCAGGTCGAACGGACCGGAGGACCGGAGGTCCTCACCGTCGCCGACGTCGCCGCCCCCGTGCCGGGCCCGGGTCAGGTCCTGGTCGACGTGGAGGCCGCGGGCGTGAACTTCATCGACACCTACCGCCGCAGCGGGGTGTACCCGCTCGAGCTGCCCTCGGTGCTGGGCAGCGAGGGCGCCGGCCGGGTGGCCGCGCTCGGACCCGGCGTCGAGGACGTCGCCGTCGGCCGGCTCGTGGCGTGGAAGGAGGCACCGGGCAGCTACGCCGAGCAGGTCGTCGTGCCCGCGGGCGAGGTGCTGCCCGTCCCCGACGGGGTCGACGCCCGCACCGCGGCGGCGGCCCTGCTGCAGGGCCTGACGGCGCACTACCTCGCCACCGACACCCACCCCGCCGGGGAAGGCACCTGGGCGCTGGTCCACGCCGGTGCCGGCGGGGTCGGGCTGCTGCTCACCCAGGTGCTGAAGCTGCGCGGAGCCCAGGTCCTCACCACGGTCTCCACCCCGCAGAAGGCGGAGCTGTCGCGCGCCGCCGGGGCCGACGAGGTCGTCGGGTACGCCGAGGCCACGGCGCGCGCGAAGGAGCTCACCGGCGGCCGGGGCGTCGACGTCGTCTACGACAGCGTCGGCAAGGACACCTTCGACGCGAGCCTGCAGGCGCTGCGGCCCCGCGGGCTCATGGTCCTGTTCGGCGGCTCCAGCGGTCAGGTGCCGCCCTTCGACGTCCAGCGGCTCAACGCGGGCGGGTCGCTGTTCCTGACCCGCCCCACCCTCGCCGGCTACACCCTGACCCGCGCCGAGCTGCTCGGTCGGGCCCGCGAGCTCTTCGGCTGGATCGCCGCCGGGCAGCTCGACGTGCGCGTCGGGCACACGTACCCGCTCACCGACGCGCGGCGCGCGCACGAGGACCTCGAGGGCCGGCGCACGACGGGCAAGCTCCTGCTCGTCCCCTGA
- a CDS encoding acyltransferase family protein produces MADDAVAERVEAPLTVAPAVVDRTRLSWPDAAKAVCILLVVVGHVSYLLIEVPDPRWFVHAGSPHVWNAVDVLLRPVRMPLFFAVSGFFAASALARPWAATLRPRVGQNLYLHVLWLLIGFGVSVAVGIDTYMAPPTARQLPEALLTASYGLWYLFALAFYFLLARLTRSWPAWVPVALAAVLAVVSFTGVLPGDKDGDTHSVLENLVWFLAGARFPDTVRRLSARRRPVLALGLGALLVVVLVGLRFVHPPTVVQAFLEIPTRAGAVVVGVLVAVLFTSRFPRLTEPLLRLGRRTLPVYAFHGILLMVLQRPLADVAEPLFSRLPKLAVWGVVLAYPIVLTAAFTWLCLAFQTLTRRLGAGFLFALPAPPARRTVRPGAAQ; encoded by the coding sequence GTGGCGGACGACGCTGTGGCGGAACGGGTCGAGGCACCGCTGACGGTGGCCCCGGCCGTCGTCGACCGCACCCGGCTCTCCTGGCCGGACGCGGCCAAGGCGGTCTGCATCCTGCTGGTCGTCGTGGGTCACGTGTCGTACCTGCTGATCGAGGTCCCCGATCCGCGCTGGTTCGTCCACGCCGGGTCGCCGCATGTCTGGAACGCGGTCGACGTGCTGCTGCGCCCGGTCCGGATGCCGCTGTTCTTCGCCGTCTCCGGGTTCTTCGCCGCGTCCGCGCTGGCCCGGCCGTGGGCCGCGACGCTGCGGCCCCGCGTGGGCCAGAACCTCTACCTGCACGTGCTCTGGCTGCTCATCGGCTTCGGCGTCTCGGTGGCCGTCGGCATCGACACGTACATGGCGCCCCCCACGGCCCGCCAGCTCCCCGAGGCCCTGCTCACGGCGTCCTACGGGCTCTGGTACCTGTTCGCGCTGGCGTTCTACTTCCTCCTCGCCCGGCTGACGCGGTCGTGGCCGGCGTGGGTGCCCGTGGCCCTCGCGGCGGTGCTGGCGGTGGTCTCGTTCACCGGGGTCCTGCCGGGCGACAAGGACGGCGACACCCACTCGGTGCTGGAGAACCTCGTGTGGTTCCTGGCCGGGGCCCGCTTCCCGGACACCGTCCGGCGGCTGTCCGCGCGCCGGCGGCCGGTCCTGGCCCTCGGGCTGGGGGCGCTGCTGGTCGTCGTGCTCGTCGGGCTCCGGTTCGTGCACCCGCCGACCGTCGTCCAGGCCTTCCTGGAGATCCCCACCCGCGCCGGCGCCGTCGTCGTGGGCGTCCTCGTCGCCGTCCTGTTCACGTCCCGCTTCCCGCGGCTGACCGAGCCGCTGCTGAGGCTGGGCCGGCGCACGCTGCCGGTCTACGCCTTCCACGGCATCCTCCTGATGGTCCTGCAGCGACCGCTCGCCGACGTCGCCGAGCCGCTGTTCTCCCGGCTGCCGAAGCTCGCGGTCTGGGGGGTGGTCCTGGCCTACCCGATCGTGCTGACGGCCGCCTTCACCTGGCTGTGCCTGGCGTTCCAGACGCTGACGCGCCGCCTCGGGGCGGGCTTCCTGTTCGCCCTGCCCGCTCCGCCCGCCCGCCGGACGGTCCGCCCGGGAGCGGCCCAATAG
- a CDS encoding beta-galactosidase, with amino-acid sequence MYTSPESVRFGAAYYHEYQPAYQDSPKLAEDLDLMVEAGFTVIRVGESVWSTWEPEDGRFDLDWLQPVLDGAHERGIDVVLGTPTYAVPPWLARAYPEIAGETATGVRTGWGQRQEVDYTHPAFRFHAERVVRKVVARYADHPAVVGFQVDNEPGMQLFHNHGVFQRFVDRLRRQYGDVETLNREWGLVYWSHRLSDWADLWRPDGNVQPQYDLAWRRFQADLTTEFIAWQADLVREYASQDQFVTTCIAYDRPAVEDDALTARLDVTAGNPYYTMQDGLQLPAPARERQGWTTNGVWALYQSADRMWSSKQSNYLVTETDAQAIGMPWVNRPGFDGQWKQAGWALVARGADMVEYWHWHTLHFGAETYWGGVLPHSGRPGRVFAEIAELGAQFKAAGPLVTGLRPHHDVTHLYSNPSKWSMAEAPPLATADGGPDERAYQGLFEPFYRGAFDAGAQQRLLHVSQLTGSVEEFVARNPVLVAAGFYVADDATLEFLRRYALAGGHLVLGPRTAYGDTENRARAERQPARLHEVAGVSYDEFSNLVRDVPVTGLAGTATRWADGLQVAEGTDVLATYDDPHFGRWPAVTTRATGAGRVTTVGTVPDADLARAVFERVLAGVDTSWRGTSGTVTATSATARDGSVVRFLHNWSFEPATVDLPAAVRDVVTGEELGAGTSLALGAWDVRVLAEV; translated from the coding sequence GTGTACACCTCACCCGAGAGCGTGCGCTTCGGCGCCGCGTACTACCACGAGTACCAGCCTGCCTACCAGGACTCGCCCAAGCTGGCCGAAGACCTCGACCTGATGGTCGAGGCCGGGTTCACCGTCATCCGCGTCGGGGAGTCCGTCTGGTCCACCTGGGAACCCGAGGACGGCCGGTTCGACCTCGACTGGCTCCAGCCCGTCCTCGACGGCGCCCACGAGCGCGGCATCGACGTCGTGCTGGGGACCCCCACCTACGCGGTCCCGCCGTGGCTGGCCCGCGCGTACCCCGAGATCGCAGGGGAGACCGCGACCGGGGTCCGGACGGGCTGGGGCCAGCGCCAGGAGGTCGACTACACCCACCCCGCGTTCCGGTTCCACGCCGAGCGGGTGGTCCGGAAGGTCGTCGCCCGGTACGCCGACCACCCCGCCGTCGTCGGGTTCCAGGTCGACAACGAACCCGGGATGCAGCTGTTCCACAACCACGGCGTCTTCCAGCGGTTCGTCGACCGGTTGCGCCGGCAGTACGGCGACGTGGAGACCCTGAACCGCGAGTGGGGTCTCGTCTACTGGTCGCACCGGCTCTCGGACTGGGCGGACCTGTGGCGTCCGGACGGGAACGTGCAGCCGCAGTACGACCTGGCCTGGCGGCGGTTCCAGGCCGACCTGACGACCGAGTTCATCGCCTGGCAGGCCGACCTCGTGCGCGAGTACGCCTCGCAGGACCAGTTCGTCACCACGTGCATCGCCTACGACCGGCCCGCCGTCGAGGACGACGCCCTCACCGCCCGGCTCGACGTCACCGCCGGGAACCCCTACTACACGATGCAGGACGGTCTGCAGCTGCCGGCACCCGCCCGCGAGCGGCAGGGCTGGACGACGAACGGCGTGTGGGCGCTCTACCAGTCCGCGGACCGCATGTGGTCCTCGAAGCAGTCGAACTACCTCGTCACCGAGACCGACGCGCAGGCCATCGGCATGCCGTGGGTGAACCGGCCGGGTTTCGACGGGCAGTGGAAGCAGGCGGGGTGGGCCCTGGTCGCCCGCGGGGCCGACATGGTCGAGTACTGGCACTGGCACACGCTGCACTTCGGCGCCGAGACGTACTGGGGCGGGGTGCTGCCGCACTCGGGACGGCCCGGGCGGGTGTTCGCCGAGATCGCCGAGCTGGGCGCGCAGTTCAAGGCCGCCGGCCCGCTGGTGACGGGTCTGCGACCGCACCACGACGTGACCCACCTGTACTCCAACCCCAGCAAGTGGTCGATGGCCGAGGCGCCCCCGCTGGCGACGGCCGACGGGGGACCCGACGAGCGGGCCTACCAGGGGCTGTTCGAACCCTTCTACCGCGGGGCGTTCGACGCGGGAGCCCAGCAGCGCCTGCTGCACGTGAGCCAGCTGACGGGGTCCGTGGAGGAGTTCGTCGCCCGGAACCCCGTGCTGGTCGCGGCGGGGTTCTACGTGGCCGACGACGCGACGCTGGAGTTCCTGCGCCGCTACGCCCTGGCCGGGGGGCACCTCGTGCTCGGGCCGCGCACCGCGTACGGGGACACCGAGAACCGGGCCCGGGCCGAACGCCAGCCCGCGCGGCTGCACGAGGTCGCCGGCGTCAGCTACGACGAGTTCTCCAACCTCGTGCGCGACGTCCCCGTCACGGGACTGGCCGGCACCGCCACCCGGTGGGCCGACGGGCTGCAGGTGGCCGAGGGGACCGACGTGCTCGCCACCTACGACGACCCGCACTTCGGTCGCTGGCCCGCGGTGACCACCCGGGCCACGGGGGCGGGACGGGTCACGACGGTGGGGACGGTGCCCGACGCCGACCTCGCCCGCGCCGTCTTCGAGCGGGTCCTGGCCGGTGTCGACACCTCGTGGCGGGGCACGTCGGGGACCGTGACGGCCACCTCGGCCACCGCGCGCGACGGGTCGGTCGTGCGGTTCCTGCACAACTGGTCGTTCGAGCCGGCGACGGTGGACCTGCCGGCCGCCGTGCGGGACGTCGTGACCGGCGAGGAGCTCGGGGCGGGCACGTCGCTGGCGCTGGGCGCGTGGGACGTCCGGGTGCTCGCGGAGGTCTGA
- a CDS encoding aldo/keto reductase has protein sequence MQVRTLGTTGIQVSRLCLGAMMFGAWGNRDHEDSQRIVHRALDAGINFVDTADVYSQGESEEIVGEALVGRRDEVVLATKFHNQVGEGANRSGNSRRWIVRAVEDSLRRLRTDHIDLYQVHRPDCTTALDETLGALTDLVRAGKVLAIGSSTFPPSLVVESQWVAERRGHERFVTEQPPCSMLVRGIEEELLPVTQQFGMGTLVWSPLAGGWLSGNWRKGADTPASSRSERLPARYDLTDPGNQRKFEAADALGALADEVGVSLVHLAIAFVLRHPGVTSAIIGPRTLEQLESQLGAADLEVPDEVLDRIDEIVPPGTTFTPADAGRRPHPRFSREARRG, from the coding sequence GTGCAGGTGCGCACCCTCGGCACGACGGGGATCCAGGTCAGCCGGCTGTGCCTCGGCGCCATGATGTTCGGCGCCTGGGGCAACCGGGACCACGAGGACTCGCAGCGGATCGTCCACCGCGCCCTCGACGCGGGGATCAACTTCGTCGACACCGCCGACGTCTACTCCCAGGGCGAGAGCGAGGAGATCGTCGGCGAGGCCCTCGTGGGCCGGCGCGACGAGGTGGTCCTCGCCACGAAGTTCCACAACCAGGTGGGCGAGGGCGCCAACCGCTCCGGGAACTCCCGCCGCTGGATCGTGCGCGCCGTCGAGGACAGCCTGCGGCGGCTGCGCACCGACCACATCGACCTCTACCAGGTCCACCGCCCGGACTGCACCACCGCGCTCGACGAGACCCTCGGCGCCCTGACCGACCTCGTGCGCGCGGGCAAGGTCCTGGCCATCGGGTCCTCGACGTTCCCGCCGAGCCTCGTCGTGGAGTCGCAGTGGGTCGCCGAACGGCGCGGGCACGAGCGGTTCGTCACCGAGCAGCCGCCCTGCTCGATGCTCGTGCGCGGGATCGAGGAGGAACTGCTCCCCGTGACGCAGCAGTTCGGGATGGGCACCCTGGTGTGGAGCCCGCTGGCCGGCGGGTGGCTGTCCGGCAACTGGCGCAAGGGCGCCGACACCCCGGCCAGCAGCCGGTCGGAGCGCCTCCCCGCCCGCTACGACCTGACCGACCCGGGCAACCAGCGCAAGTTCGAGGCCGCCGACGCCCTCGGGGCGCTGGCCGACGAGGTCGGGGTGTCGCTGGTCCACCTGGCCATCGCCTTCGTGCTGCGCCACCCCGGCGTGACGAGCGCCATCATCGGGCCGCGCACGCTGGAGCAGCTCGAGAGCCAGCTGGGTGCCGCCGACCTCGAGGTGCCGGACGAGGTGCTCGACCGGATCGACGAGATCGTCCCGCCCGGCACGACGTTCACCCCGGCCGACGCCGGCCGCCGCCCCCACCCGAGGTTCAGCCGCGAGGCCCGGCGCGGCTGA
- a CDS encoding carbohydrate ABC transporter permease, whose protein sequence is MTTSTLTRPAPPSTGTRRSRPSGGRVLLYVTLTVLALAFLAPLLWAVSGSFKPRGDIFSVPVQVLPSHPTLENYRNLLTTQPFWAWFGVSTLVAVVATVVSVFVCAMAGFGFAKYTFRGKRLLFSVMFSSLSVPFAVILVPLFVLLVKTGLGSPWFALIVPWVAPAFGIFMMQQYIVQSVPDDVLEAARIDGCGELRTFLTIVLPLLRPSLGALAVWTFLQSYNSFLWPLVIVSDTDRATIPLGLQTLFLSENRSYDLVLAGAVLATVPTILVFLLLRKQLLEGLAAGAVKG, encoded by the coding sequence GTGACCACGTCCACCCTCACCCGCCCGGCCCCGCCGAGCACCGGAACCCGCCGCTCCCGGCCCTCCGGTGGACGGGTCCTGCTCTACGTCACCCTGACGGTGCTCGCGCTGGCCTTCCTCGCCCCCTTGCTGTGGGCGGTGTCGGGGTCGTTCAAACCGCGCGGCGACATCTTCTCCGTCCCGGTCCAGGTCCTGCCGAGCCACCCGACGCTGGAGAACTACCGGAACCTGCTGACCACCCAGCCGTTCTGGGCCTGGTTCGGCGTCTCGACCCTCGTGGCGGTCGTGGCGACCGTCGTGTCGGTGTTCGTGTGCGCCATGGCCGGTTTCGGCTTCGCGAAGTACACCTTCCGCGGCAAGCGGCTGCTGTTCTCGGTGATGTTCAGCTCGCTGTCCGTCCCCTTCGCGGTCATCCTCGTGCCGCTGTTCGTCCTGCTCGTCAAGACCGGGCTCGGCAGCCCGTGGTTCGCGCTCATCGTCCCGTGGGTCGCCCCCGCGTTCGGGATCTTCATGATGCAGCAGTACATCGTGCAGTCCGTGCCCGACGACGTCCTCGAGGCGGCCCGCATCGACGGCTGCGGCGAACTGCGGACGTTCCTCACCATCGTCCTGCCGCTGCTGCGGCCCTCGCTGGGCGCGCTGGCGGTGTGGACGTTCCTGCAGAGCTACAACAGCTTCCTGTGGCCGCTGGTCATCGTCTCCGACACCGACCGCGCCACGATCCCGCTGGGCCTGCAGACGCTGTTCCTGTCCGAGAACCGTTCCTACGACCTCGTGCTGGCCGGCGCGGTGCTCGCCACCGTGCCGACGATCCTGGTCTTCCTGCTGCTGCGCAAGCAGTTGCTGGAGGGCCTGGCGGCCGGCGCGGTGAAGGGCTGA